The Candidatus Glassbacteria bacterium genomic interval ACCTGGTGCGCGCGGTGGTCTACGCCATGCGTTACGATCACAAGAGGGCCAGGCTGGTATCCGACTGAACATCAGACAATGATTTGGGAATAAAAAAAGCCGGACCTGTTCAAGGCCCGGCTTTTTGAAGCTGCGGTTATCGCGGAAGCTATTTTTCCGCGGTCCAGTCGGTCCGCCATGTCGAGTTGTAGTTTCCCCCATCGCGCAGCTGCGGCAGGTCGGGACCCGGCTGATCGTTGCGGTGGGCCTCCATCGCCCGCAGGCGCACTTCCAGGTCCTTGACCGGCGTACTGTGGAGGAACGGCGTCTCCTGGCCGGCGCTGCGGAAGAACACCGTTTTGCTCTCCTGCAGGTGCCGGAGCCAGTCTCTGGTGTTGTCAATCTCGGCGTCGATAGCCTGCGCCAGCTTGTTGCGTTTGTCGGTTTGCGCGGAGGGTTCGAGCAGCCAGCGGTTGATCGAGGCCTGGGCCGAGAGCGAGTTGCGGTAGGTGCGCATCAGCAGCAGCAGGCCGTAAAAGCGGTCGCGCTGGTCGTGGAGGATCTCGATTTCCCGGTTCTGCTTCAGCGCTTCGTCCAGAATATCGACAGTCTCCTCCAGCAGCGGCAGCATCCGGCCGTCGAAGACCCGCACAGCCCACTCGACTTTCTTTTCATCGAAAATCCGCACGTTACCCTCGAAAAACAGGTTCTGCCTGCCGATATCCGATTCGAGCGTAAAAACCTTGCGGGTCCACGCCTTGTTTTCAGCCGCTTTCAATCTGGTTATATCCGGCACCAGCGGCCGGGTGAGCCACCGTCCCTGGGTCGTGCCGGAGCCTTTCATGTACCAGAACAGCACGGGCCAGCGCTCCTGGGCGGTCTCGCCGGTCTTCCACGCCTCCACCAGACTGGCGGCGGCGGCTTTTTTGCCGCCGCACCAGCGTGCGGCGGTTTGCTGGAGGAAATTTACCAGCTTGAGCGCGCCGTTGTCCTCGATCAGCCGGCTGAACAGCTCGTCGTTGAGGCTCCACGGGCACTGGGGCGGTGAAAGCACTCCGCCGCGGGCGAACACCTTGTTCATGTTCAGTTCTTTGAGCACGGCGAATTTATCGACCACTGCGCGGGGCGAGGGAATCCCGATAACCGGCTCATAGTCCCACCAGTTGGAGAGAAAAATCTCGCCGTAGGGGTACTTGCCCATCGAGAGGTCGTAGGCCACGAACTCCCGTGTGAGACCGGCCGTGCGGTCCGCCTGGTAACCACCGTAGGTTTTCAGCTTACGGCCGCCAACTTCAATGGTCGATTCGACGCCCAGCGGGTGGGTCACGTTGACCCCGTCGGGCAGCTTGCGGGTGATCTCCTCTCGCTCGCGGTCGGTGTACTCCCAGCCGATCTCCATCAGCACCTCGAACCGCGGGTTGATCCTGCGCCCCGTTTCGGCCAGCGTACCAGCCCAGCCGGCGACCACGTCCTGCATCAGTTTCGACTTGGCGAGATAGGAGCCGTTGGGACCGGGATAAAGATGGCGCGCGAACGGGAAGCCGCTGCCGGAATCATTCGTATAGAACACGAAATAGCGCAACGGCACCTTTTTCATCAGCTTTTTCAACATCTCGGCGTAGTGCTCCAGTACGTCCGGATGGGCCACGTCGAGCGTGTACCTGGGTTCCAGGCTGCGTCCCGGATGGTCGGTGCGGGCGCCGCGCAGGTGGGGGTACTTGTCGAATATCTTCTCGTTGACACAGCGCGGCTCGTAGCAGACAAACCCGGCCTCAAGCCCGTAGGATTTGGCGATAGCGGCGGCCTCGAGCAGGTCAGCCAGGTTCCGCTGGAGTTCTTTTTTCGGGTAGAGTCCACTGGTGAGCCTGCTCTCAACGAACTGGTCCAGGGCGGGAGCGTAGCTGACGTACCAGGGGTAGCTGTCGCCGGGGAACTTGCGGTTACGCACGAACCAGCCCTCGGGGTCGGCGTAGCGGTTGAGTTCCACGGCGGTGAAGCCGCGCAGCGCAAGACTGCGGATATGCTGCCTGCGGTTGAACCCCCGGCTGTTGCGGTACCACTGGTTGAGGCTGTTGTCCCACATCGTGAACCGCTCGGCGAACCGGAAGGTAGTCAGTTTGCCGGTAACCTCTTTCGGGTTCTCGATCCAGTTCAGGGCGGCGCGGCAGATATTGCGCGGGCCGGAACCGGAGATAACGAGGCCGCCGCTCGCGCCTCCGGCCGCAAGCTCCCACTCGCGGCCGTCGAGTTCCGCACCTTTCAGCAGCGCGGATGCTGGTTTGTGGCCGGCCGCCCTGTCGCCGTCAACCAGCAGGATGACATCCCTGCCCAGCTTGCCGTCAACGCTTTTCACCCTGATTATCCCGGCCCCGGTGGCGGCGGCCAGTTCTTTCGCCGCGGTACGCAGCGGGAGCGCGGCGTCTTTTTCGACCAGTATCTTTTTATAGGCCACGGTACTCTCCTGATCTCATTAACTGACTGTGTTATTAACACATAACCTAATAGATCGGGAGGCAAAAAGAAAGGGAAACCGCCGGTTGGCGGCATCCCCCTGTTGGTCGATCTGTGCGGCGAAGTCACTGCCGGTAAACAACCCGGCCGCCCAGGACCGTTCTGGCGACAGTGATATCCCGGATCTCGTCCACCGGGCAGCTCAGGTAGTCGCGGTCGATCACGATCATGTCCGCTAGCTTGCCCGGCTCGATCGAGCCCTTGCTTGTCTCCTCGAAACTGGCGTAGGCGTTGTTGATCGTATAGCAGCGCAGAGCATCTTCGCGCGAAATGGCCTCTTCGGGCACGATCACCGTACCGCGTTCGGTGCGGCGGGTGACCATGCTGTAGATGGCAAGCCACGGGCTGTAGGGGTTGATGGATTCTTCGGCATCGAGGATCACCATGTGGTCGCTGCCGGCGCTGACGGTCACTCCGGCTTCGATCATCGAACGGTACGGGTGGAAAGTCTTGATCCGCTCGGGTCCGAGAATGTGCAGCATGGCGTCGCCGTCTTTGAAAAACCAGGCAGGCTGCATGTCCGCAATCACGCCCAGCCGGGCGGCTTTCTCCATGGCCGGGGCCGTATAGAAATTCCCGTGGATTATCGAGCAGCGCAAAGGCGGGATGGGCACCTCCCGGTTCACTCTGTCGTAGCCTTCCAGCATCAGGTCCACCGAAGCTCCTCCGGTTGCGTGGGCGGTCACTTTCCAACCGGCTTCGGCGGCTGCCCGGGCGAAGTCGGTGAACTGGCCGACGTCCATCCGCGGAATGCCCCGGTATTCAGGGTCCACCACCCCGAAAATTTCGCCGGCCTTCGGGCCCCAGGGCTGACGCAGCCAGGCGGTGCCGGTGAGGATACCGCCGTCTATCATGTGCTTGAGCGCCCCGATGCGCCACCACGGGCCGCCGTGGCCGGTGACCACGCCCATCCGGGCGATATCTTTTCTCAGTTCTTCGAGCGTAAGGCTTTTGGAGCGAATGGAGTTGCCCACGTTGAGGAAGGCGCGGACGGTGAGCAAGTTGTGCTGCTCCATGTAGCTGTAGAGCAGGGTGTCGGCCAGAGGGATCGCCCCGTTGGTGAAACTGGTGAAGCCGGCCCGGTTATAGAGGGCGAACATCTGTTTCAGCGCCTCGACCCGCTGGGAAAGCGAATACTCGGGGGCCTGGGGCCTTTTGAGCAGGTGCAGGGCGGTGTAACGCAGTTTACCGCTGAGCCTGCCGGTTTCAGGGTCGCGAAGAAGTCCGGGGTGGTCCGTGGCGTTGGTGATCCCGCTGGCGACCATCGCAGCGCTGTTGATCGAGGCGCCGTAGGAGCCGTTGAGAAACACGGGGTTATCCGGGGCCACCGAATCCAGTTCGGCCAGGCTGGGCGGGCGAAGTTCGGCCAGGCGGGTGGCGAACAGCTTGTCGTGGATAATCCACTCGCCGCTCTGGCGCAGGCCGACCATCTTGGTAACCCAGTCCAGGCACTGCCGAACAGTGCGCGGGTTGTCGAGCGGCATCTCCTGCTCGCTCAGGCTGGCCCGCTCAGGGTGGGCGTGGGCCTCGATCAGCCCGGGCAGCACCATCCGGCCATCCAGGTCCACTTCTTCGGTTTCTGCTCCGGCCAGCGCCAGGATTTCCCTGTCGCCGCCCACGGCCATGAACGTGTCGGCGTGAATCGCCACCGCCTGGGCGACGCTGAACGCGCTGTCGACAGTGACAACATTGGCATTGTAGTAAATCGTGTCCGGGGCGGGGCCACCGGGGCCGCAGGCGGCGAGGGCTAGCAGAATTAACGGCAAGGTCGCCAGCTTACGGAGACCGAAAAATCGATAATTCGTTTTAAACACTCGCATGATCTGGCCTTGTTGAGTGTAAACGTTCCGGGCTGGCAAAATGAACCGTAAATAATAACGGGTCCGGCCCCATAAGGCCAGACCCGTTTCGCGGCAGGGAAAAACAGTCGCCGCCCTTTACAGCTTGACCACCTCGTCGATCCGCACCCGGCGGCCGGTGTCGATACTGGTATAGCCGGCGATCCCGATCGCCGAGCTGAGAATCCCGGCGCGCATCCCGGCCCGCTGGTTGAGCGGATCGGGCAACGAGGGATCGAAAATCATGGCCTTGATCCGCTGGTCGGCCCCGCCGTGCTCGAAAAATTCCCCGCGCTGCGGATCGACAGTAATCACCTTGCTGCCCTTGAAATTGTGGGTCAGCCTGATCTCGCTCTCGTAAGGCACGTCCCAGGGCTGTCGGTCGTAATTGCGGAGATCGAGCCGGCCTTTCGAGCCGTTGAACACGATATACTGGCCCTCGTAGGGCACCGTGGCGTTGAGACTGTAGTTGACCAGCACGTTGTTGTCGTACTTGATCTGGACGCTGTAGGTGTCGGGGATATTGATCGCCCGGCGGTACAGGCAGCCGTCGCGATAATAACCGTCCTGGTCCTCGCAATCCACATACAGTTCCATGTAATCCTGATTGGTGGTTATATCCCAGTAGAGATCGCATTCTTTCTTGAACGGGCAGGCCCGGCAGTTGGAGTGGCGAAGCGGGCCTTTGCTGCCGTACTTGTTCAGCCGGCCGTAGGCGATAACTTCCACCGGATCGGCGTCGATCCACCAGTTGAGTTCATCGAAATGGTGGCTGGCCTTGTGGCAGAGCAGCGTGCCGCTGGCCTGCTTGAGCCCGTGCCAGCGCCTGAAATAACTGGCCCCGTGCTCGAGGTCCAGAAATTCCTCGTAACTGACCGAATACAACTCGCCGATTTCGCCGTCCAGCAGCAGTTCCTTGACTTTCATGGAACTGGCGCCGTGGCGGGCGTTGAAGGTGACATCCAGCTTGCGGCCGGTGCGTTTCTGGGTGTCCACAATCTGCTGGGCCTGGTAGTCGTGGGTGCAGAGCGGCTTTTCGGAGATCGGGTCCACCCCAAGCTCCATCGCCCGGCAGACATACTGGTAATGGGTGGAGTCCACCGTGGTCACGATCACGCGCTCGGGCCTGGTGGTGTTTATCATCTCGTCGAAATCGGTGAACGTGGGGATCTTGCCGCCCATCCAGCGGTTGGCCACCTGGACCCGGTCGGGGTTGATATCGCACAGACCGACAATCTCTACCTTGTCGCCCTCGTCACGCAGCAGGTTTTTGCCCCAGGTCGTGCTGCCCCTGATCCCCGTGCCGACAAGAGCCACTCTGGTCCTGGCCTGCGCAGCCGAGGCGCCGAACGGGTTTGAGAGAGCCGCCGCGCCCAAGGCGGCTGCGGCCGCGGAAGTGTTGCGGATGAACTGGCGACGGTTAATCGCCCCGGGGTTATCCTGCATCGGAGGGCCTCCTGAGGAACGTGAAAGGTAATGTCTGCGGTTTGTTTTCTTGTGTCAGGTCCGGTGATTATTGGACCGGGCAGGCCAATGCAGGGCTGCGAAAGTTTTCCGGTATCGTTAAATCTTTTGCAAGCCGGCTGAAAATATCTGCTGGCGGAGCACTAATGTCAAGGAGGTTAACGGATTGGAGATGCCGAAAGTTTCCCCGTGCCAAACCCAAGCGGATACTTGCTAATTGGCGGCTCAGGATTATCTTGCATACAGGCAAGATGCGCTGCTGTGAAAAAATTACAACCGGGAGGAGAAGATGGGCAGAACGATGATCCTGCTGGTAATTTCCGCGATGGTTACACAGTCGCCGATCCTGCGGGCGGAAAGTCGCTGGGAGCGACTCGCGGCCGAACATCGGGCTCAGGCCCGGGAGATTATCCGCTTCAGCCACGAGCCGATTCAGTTCAATATCCGCAAGGGGAAGCTCAGCGAGGACTGGCTCTCCACCTACGAGAAGCAGCATACCCGGAAGCAGATAGCGCTCAAGGCGAAGCTGGGCGGCCGTTACGAGCGGCTGCACTTCTACAAGGGCTACGGGCTCGAATTCGAAATGCCGGAGATCCGCAAAAGCGTGAGCACCGCGGCGCTGATGCACGAGTACGGGATGAAGGTCAGTCTGTACGTGGGCGGCAGCATGTTTATCGAAACTTTCTTCCGCGAGACGCCTGAAGCAGCCGGCTGGGCGGCGGTGGACCAGGACGGCGGCCCGATCTTCTACATCGTCAACGATCAGACTTTCCGTCAAATGCCCTGCCCCAACGAGCAGGGTTACCGCGACTATATCAAACGGGTGCTGGATGTGGGGCTGGACTCGGTGAAAACCGACCAGTTCTTTTTCGATAACTACTTCCAGCGCGCCGAGCCGAACTCCTGCCGCTGCGAACGGTGCATGGCCGGATTCCAGGAGTGGCTGAGGCAGAAATATCCCACGCCGGACTCCGCCTACAAGAGGTTCGGCTACCGGGACCTCGGGCTGATCCGGGTCAACGAATGGGACGATTTCAACCGGCCGGACCTGATCGATGACGTGATCTACGACCCGGTGGTCCAGGACTGGGTCCGCTTCCGCTGCGAAAGCCTGGCCGACCAGTGCCGCGAATTCTACGATCATATCAAGAGCCGCAACCCACAGGTCACCGCCGGTTTTAATCTCAAGGGCCTCTACAGCCTCAACCGTATCTGGTACAACGCGATCCATCACGGCCTGTTCGCGGGAAGCTGCGATTTCTTCTGTTTCGATATCGCCGGCGCCGACCCCGGCCTGGCCCCCGCTACCGGGGCGCTGATCAGCGAAATCCGCTCCTACAAGATCGCCCGGCGGCTGGACATGGCCTGTTCCAACGGTGATCCGGGGATCGAACTGGCCGAGCAGATGGCGTTCAACAACCAGAAGTATGTCGAGGGGTTCGGCTACCTGGGTGCGGCCTACAACCATTACGCCCAGCGGATTTTCAGCCCTCAGGCGGAGTTTTTCCGCCATTACAACGACCGTTACTACACCGATACGGACAATGTGACCGATGTTGCCGTGCTGCGCAGCTGGCCCTCGATGGCCTACAGCATCGGGGACGTCTGGACCGAAACCACCCTGGCCGAACAGGTGCTGATCCAGCATCGCGTGCCGTTCGATATCATATTCGACGAGCAGATGGACGAGCTCGACCGCTACCGTCTGCTCTTGCTGGCGGGCCAGCGGGCGCTCTCGGGGGAGAACGCAGCCCGGCTGGAACGGTTCGTTCGCGGCGGCGGCACGCTGGTGTTCACCGCTCAGACCGCGGACTTCAACGAGTGGTGGTGGCGCAAAGCGGCTAATCCGCTGCTGGGGCTGATGGGCTTGGACAGCCATCCCACCGTGCAGACCCGCCGCAGGCTCGGCGAGGGCGTGATAGTCTATCTCCCGGAGATTGTCCCGGCCGGCGAGATTACTCCCAACGGCCGCTGGCAGCTGCCCGCCGACCAGTGGCTGCTGCCGGCCAACCACTGGGAGCTTTTTCACGCGGTCGCCTCGAATCTCCCCGGCGGCCTGAGCCTTGAGGCCGAGGCCCCGCTGACTACCTGCGCGGAGATCTTGAAGCGTGAGCGGACCCGCGAGACGATTGTTCATTTCGTCAACTACGATCCGGCAACTAATCTCGCCCCGTTCCGCGCACGGGTGAAACCGCAGTTCGGCCGGAGAGTGAAAAAAGTGGAGTACCTGTCGCCGGCCCTTAGTGAGCCGTTAGAGTTGAAATACGAGCTTGTCGACGGGATGCTGGAGTTTACGCTGCCCGAAACCGGGATGTATGCGATGGTTGTAATCAGCCAGTAAATGACGAGGAGGAGTGGACGATGGGATACGGACTGAAAAAATACGGGGCCTGGGCGCTGGTGACCGGAGCCTCGGCCGGGTTCGGCTGGCATTTCGCCAGCTATATCGCCGCCGAGGGTGTTAACGTGGCGGTTGTGGCCCGCCGCCGGGACCGTCTGGTTGATCTGTCGGCGGGGCTGGAGAAGGACCACGGAGTCGAGACGCTGGTGATCGAGCAGGACCTCTCGCGCCCGGAAAGCACGGCAAACGTGTATGCGGCCTTCGGCGATCGGGAGCTGGGACTGCTGGTGCTCAATGCGGGATTCGGCTACCATGGCGAGTTTGTTAAGCAGAGCGAGGAGCAGATCGCCACGATGATCAGTCTGAACTGCACCTCCTACACAACCCTGTTCCGCCGCTTCGTACCGCAGATGGTTGAGCGGGGCAGGGGCGCGATGATTCTGGTTTCCAGCGTGCTTGGCTATTTCCCCGGCCCGTGGAACGCCACCTACACGGCCACCAAGGCGTTCGACCTGGCCCTGGGCGAAAGTATCCGCGAGGAGTTGAACGGGACGGGCGTAGACCTGCTCAACCTCTGCCCCGGGATGACCGACACGGATTTCCATGCAGTGGCCAACGAGGAGGGACGCAGGCGCAAGCTGGCCCCGGAGCGAAAGATGGATTCGCCGGAGGAGATAGTCGAGCTGGCGCTCAGGAACCTGGGGCGCAAGGGAACTGTCTACCCGATGCAGGGACTGCCGGCGGCGCTGGTATCCCGTCTGCTTCCGCGGGGCTGGGCGGCCAGGATCGCCGGGAAAGTGATGGAGATGGACGACTGAGGGCGATCCGTGCCACGGGTAGTTGACTTGCTGTCAGGGCGGGTCTATATTCCGCTCTGTTTATCCAGCTCCGCACTAGGTTCTGAAAGGTTAAAGTGGCCGAAAAACTGTTTCTGCTGACCAATGACGACGGCCACCGGGCTGCCGGACTTCACGCCCTGGCCGAGATCCTTCGCGATTTCGGGCGGGTGGTGATTGTGGCGCCCGAGACGGAGCAGAGCGCGTGCAGCCACGCGATCACCCTGCACCGTCCTCTGCGCATGAACGAGTTTGCGCCCGACAGTTACATGGTGGACGGGACTACCAGCGACTGCGTCCTGCTGGCCAGCCAGCAGCTTCTGGCCGGACGCAAACCGGAGATGGTGTTCAGCGGGATCAACCACGGCCCGAACCTGGGCGACGACGTCACCTACAGCGGAACAGTGGCCGGTGCGTTCGAGGGCCGGTTGTTAGGCGTACGCTCGATTGCGATCAGCAGCGGGGACGTGGAGCGGATCGGAGATACCGCCTGCCGGCGGCTGCTGGCCGGGATTATCGAGCAGACGCTCGGTCAGAAATGGGAGGACGACGTCCTGCTGAACATCAACCTGCCGCCAAGCACCGTCGAGCTGGCCGGAGTGAAACTGACCAGGCTGGGCCGCCGGCACTACGCCGAGAGCGTTATCGAGAAAACCGACCCCCGGGGCCAGCGCTATTACTGGATCGGCGGAGTCAATCCCGAATGGTTCGGCGAGGAGGACTCGGACTTCCGCGCCGTGGACAAGGGCTTCATCAGTGTCACCCCCCTGCACCTCGACCTGACTCATTACCCGAGCCTGAGCAAGTTCGGCGGGCTGGAAACCTGAGGAGGCGGGGCGTGGAAACCCGGAACAGATTCAAGTGGAGGCACACCTGGACCAGGCCTACCGCAACCAGAGCGAGAAACTGGTGGAGTCGCTCGCGGCCGGCGGTATCGAGGACAGTCGCGTGCTCGATGCATTCGCCGCAGTGTCTCGTCACCTGTTTGTCCCCGAGGCGCTGAAAGGGAACGCCTACTCCAACACCAGCCTGCCGATCGGCGAGGGGCAGATGATCAGCCAGCCGCTCACTGTTGCCCGGATGCTGCAACTGCTCCGGCTCGAGGGCGGCGAGCGGGTGCTGGAAGTCGGCACGGGCAGCGGTTTCCAGGCAGCGCTGCTGGCCAGGCTGTGCGAACAGGTTTTCACAGTGGAGCGGATCGAGAACCTGGGCCGTCGGGCGCGCCGGGTACTGGACAGCCTGGGGATCTACAATGTGAACGTGCGGATCGGCGACGGGACGATGGGCTGGAGCCGTTACCAGCCGTACGACGCTATCGTTGTCGCCGCGGCGGGTCCCGCGCCTCCGCCGGTGCTGCTGGCTCAGCTCGCGCCCGGCGGACGGCTGGTGATGCCCGAGGGCGACAGTAACGTGGCGACGATGGTGCTGGTGGAAAAGAGCGGGGACGGCTACCGGAAAATCAGCGGTGAGGATTGCCGGTTTGTCCCCCTGATCGGAAAGGAAGCCTGGAGCGATGAGTCATCGGCAGCAAACGGCGGCTGACGGACAGCCGGCCCGCAAAGGCCCGGTCCGCCGCCTGTACGACTGGGTCCTGCACTGGGCCGACACCCCCTACGGTTCTCCGGCGCTGTTTATCAACTCGTTCGCCGAAAGCTCGTTTTTCCCGATCCCGCCGGACCCGCTGCTGATCGCCCTGTGTATCGGCCGTCCCTCGCGCGCGTTCCGTTTCGCGCTGTGGTGCAGCGTGGCCAGTGTGCTGGGAGGCGTGGCCGGCTATCTGATCGGCTGGGGAATCTGGGAGGCGGTCGGCCAGTATTTCTTCCGCTGGGTGCCCAGTTTCACCCCCGGAACGTTCGAGTATATCCGCGTCCTGTACGATAAGTGGGATTTCTGGGTTGTATTCACCGCCGGGTTTACGCCGATACCCTACAAGCTGATCACGATCGGCGCAGGGGTGTTCGCTGTCAATTTCCCTGTCTTCGTGGCGGCCAGCGTACTAAGCCGTTCGGCGCGCTTTTTCCTGGTCGCCTGGCTGATCCGGCGCTACGGCCTGTCGATCACCGCCTTTATCGACCGCTATTTCAACCTGGCGACAATCATTTTTGTTCTCCTGCTGGCAGGCGGGTTCATGCTGTTCAAGTACGTGCTCCACTGAACACGTGCGCCTGCGGGGGAATAAGGTTCAGGGGTCTTGCCAAAACCGCTCTAGAATTGTATTTTAACGGTCCGTTGCGATCAACCAGGCGGGGCGTAGCGCAGCCCGGTTAGCGCGCATGCTTCGGGAGCATGAGGTCGCCGGTTCGAATCCGGCCGCCCCGACCAGTAATGACAAGGACTTGCTCACATGCACGGTACAAAAAGCATGTGGGCATTTCCTTTTTTGTGCCTATTTGTACCAACTCAAGCTCCCCGGCGGATCGCCGGTATCAAGTCTAAAAGCCCGCCGTGCGCCCGTAAGTCCTGGGTCGCGTAGCGGTCAGTCGTGTCCCTGTCCTCATGATCGAGCAGCACCCGGATAACGTCAAGGGGAACTCCTTTTTGATTCAACCAGGAGGCTGTGACGTGCCGCAGATCGTGAAACCTAAACTTTGATCCGTCCACG includes:
- a CDS encoding protein-L-isoaspartate(D-aspartate) O-methyltransferase, with protein sequence MDQAYRNQSEKLVESLAAGGIEDSRVLDAFAAVSRHLFVPEALKGNAYSNTSLPIGEGQMISQPLTVARMLQLLRLEGGERVLEVGTGSGFQAALLARLCEQVFTVERIENLGRRARRVLDSLGIYNVNVRIGDGTMGWSRYQPYDAIVVAAAGPAPPPVLLAQLAPGGRLVMPEGDSNVATMVLVEKSGDGYRKISGEDCRFVPLIGKEAWSDESSAANGG
- the surE gene encoding 5'/3'-nucleotidase SurE; the protein is MAEKLFLLTNDDGHRAAGLHALAEILRDFGRVVIVAPETEQSACSHAITLHRPLRMNEFAPDSYMVDGTTSDCVLLASQQLLAGRKPEMVFSGINHGPNLGDDVTYSGTVAGAFEGRLLGVRSIAISSGDVERIGDTACRRLLAGIIEQTLGQKWEDDVLLNINLPPSTVELAGVKLTRLGRRHYAESVIEKTDPRGQRYYWIGGVNPEWFGEEDSDFRAVDKGFISVTPLHLDLTHYPSLSKFGGLET
- a CDS encoding DedA family protein, with protein sequence MSHRQQTAADGQPARKGPVRRLYDWVLHWADTPYGSPALFINSFAESSFFPIPPDPLLIALCIGRPSRAFRFALWCSVASVLGGVAGYLIGWGIWEAVGQYFFRWVPSFTPGTFEYIRVLYDKWDFWVVFTAGFTPIPYKLITIGAGVFAVNFPVFVAASVLSRSARFFLVAWLIRRYGLSITAFIDRYFNLATIIFVLLLAGGFMLFKYVLH
- a CDS encoding site-specific integrase codes for the protein MGLVCEGQVTGLDVDGSKFRFHDLRHVTASWLNQKGVPLDVIRVLLDHEDRDTTDRYATQDLRAHGGLLDLIPAIRRGA
- a CDS encoding amidohydrolase, with product MRVFKTNYRFFGLRKLATLPLILLALAACGPGGPAPDTIYYNANVVTVDSAFSVAQAVAIHADTFMAVGGDREILALAGAETEEVDLDGRMVLPGLIEAHAHPERASLSEQEMPLDNPRTVRQCLDWVTKMVGLRQSGEWIIHDKLFATRLAELRPPSLAELDSVAPDNPVFLNGSYGASINSAAMVASGITNATDHPGLLRDPETGRLSGKLRYTALHLLKRPQAPEYSLSQRVEALKQMFALYNRAGFTSFTNGAIPLADTLLYSYMEQHNLLTVRAFLNVGNSIRSKSLTLEELRKDIARMGVVTGHGGPWWRIGALKHMIDGGILTGTAWLRQPWGPKAGEIFGVVDPEYRGIPRMDVGQFTDFARAAAEAGWKVTAHATGGASVDLMLEGYDRVNREVPIPPLRCSIIHGNFYTAPAMEKAARLGVIADMQPAWFFKDGDAMLHILGPERIKTFHPYRSMIEAGVTVSAGSDHMVILDAEESINPYSPWLAIYSMVTRRTERGTVIVPEEAISREDALRCYTINNAYASFEETSKGSIEPGKLADMIVIDRDYLSCPVDEIRDITVARTVLGGRVVYRQ
- a CDS encoding Gfo/Idh/MocA family oxidoreductase; its protein translation is MQDNPGAINRRQFIRNTSAAAAALGAAALSNPFGASAAQARTRVALVGTGIRGSTTWGKNLLRDEGDKVEIVGLCDINPDRVQVANRWMGGKIPTFTDFDEMINTTRPERVIVTTVDSTHYQYVCRAMELGVDPISEKPLCTHDYQAQQIVDTQKRTGRKLDVTFNARHGASSMKVKELLLDGEIGELYSVSYEEFLDLEHGASYFRRWHGLKQASGTLLCHKASHHFDELNWWIDADPVEVIAYGRLNKYGSKGPLRHSNCRACPFKKECDLYWDITTNQDYMELYVDCEDQDGYYRDGCLYRRAINIPDTYSVQIKYDNNVLVNYSLNATVPYEGQYIVFNGSKGRLDLRNYDRQPWDVPYESEIRLTHNFKGSKVITVDPQRGEFFEHGGADQRIKAMIFDPSLPDPLNQRAGMRAGILSSAIGIAGYTSIDTGRRVRIDEVVKL
- a CDS encoding SDR family NAD(P)-dependent oxidoreductase — encoded protein: MGYGLKKYGAWALVTGASAGFGWHFASYIAAEGVNVAVVARRRDRLVDLSAGLEKDHGVETLVIEQDLSRPESTANVYAAFGDRELGLLVLNAGFGYHGEFVKQSEEQIATMISLNCTSYTTLFRRFVPQMVERGRGAMILVSSVLGYFPGPWNATYTATKAFDLALGESIREELNGTGVDLLNLCPGMTDTDFHAVANEEGRRRKLAPERKMDSPEEIVELALRNLGRKGTVYPMQGLPAALVSRLLPRGWAARIAGKVMEMDD